In Salmo salar unplaced genomic scaffold, Ssal_v3.1, whole genome shotgun sequence, a single genomic region encodes these proteins:
- the LOC106594577 gene encoding uncharacterized protein isoform X42 — MLSGCPSERCLVVPQNVVWLSLRTLSGCPSERCPSERCPSEHCPSERCQVVPQNVVWLSLRTLSGCPSERCLVVPQNVVPQNVVPQNVVPQNIVPQNVVRLSLRTLSGCPSERCLVVPQNVVWLSLRTLSLRTLSLRTLSLRTLSGCPSEHCQVVPQNIVRLSLRTLSLRTLSGCPSERCQGVPQNVVPQNVVPQNDVPQNVVPQNVVPQNIVRLSLRTLSLRTLSGCPSERCQGVPQNVVPQNVVPQNVVRMSLRTLSGCPSERCPSERCQVVPQNIVPQNIVRLSLRTMSLRTMSLRTLSRCPSEHCQVVPQNVGGVEGGGHFVTERSHPLHLQLEKSGADRRATCLPSVFVTTPSLSEGIKDFTSGSKCKYYVCCFFLKKEIICLDVNKLVSLF; from the exons ATGTTGTCAGGTTGTCCCTCAGAACGTTGTCTG GTTGTCCCTCAGAACGTTGTCTGGTTGTCCCTCAGAACGTTGTCTGGTTGTCCCTCAGAACGTTGTCCCTCAGAACGTTGTCCCTCAGAACATTGTCCCTCAGAACGTTGTCAGGTTGTCCCTCAGAACGTTGTCTGGTTGTCCCTCAGAACGTTGTCTGGTTGTCCCTCAGAACGTTGTCTGGTTGTCCCTCAGAACGTTGTCCCTCAGAACGTTGTCCCTCAGAACGTTGTCCCTCAGAACATTGTCCCTCAGAACGTTGTCAGGTTGTCCCTCAGAACGTTGTCTGGTTGTCCCTCAGAACGTTGTCTGGTTGTCCCTCAGAACGTTGTCTGGTTGTCCCTCAGAAC GTTGTCCCTCAGAACGTTGTCCCTCAGAAC GTTGTCCCTCAGAACATTGTCAGGTTGTCCCTCAGAACATTGTCAGGTTGTCCCTCAGAACATTGTCAGGTTGTCCCTCAGAACGTTGTCCCTCAGAACGTTGTCTGGTTGTCCCTCAGAACGTTGTCAGGGTGTCCCTCAGAACGTTGTCCCTCAGAACGTTGTCCCTCAGAAC GATGTCCCTCAGAACGTTGTCCCTCAGAAC GTTGTCCCTCAGAACATTGTCAGGTTGTCCCTCAGAACATTGTCCCTCAGAACGTTGTCTGGTTGTCCCTCAGAACGTTGTCAGGGTGTCCCTCAGAACGTTGTCCCTCAGAACGTTGTCCCTCAGAACGTTGTCAGGATGTCCCTCAGAACGTTGTCAGGATGTCCCTCAGAACGTTGTCCCTCAGAACGTTGTCAGGTTGTCCCTCAGAACATTGTCCCTCAGAACATTGTCAGGTTGTCCCTCAGAACGATGTCCCTCAGAACGATGTCCCTCAGAACGTTGTCCCGTTGTCCCTCAGAACATTGTCAGGTTGTCCCTCAGAATGTGGGGGGGGTGGAGGGCGGCGGCCATTTTGTGACTGAGCGAAGTCATCCACTGCACCTTCAACTGGAGAAATCTGGAGCGGACAGACGAGCGACGTGTTTACCCTCGGTGTTCGTTACAACACCGTCACTTTCAGAAGGAATTAAGGACTTTACAAGTGGATCGAAATGTAAATATtacgtttgttgtttttttttaaagaaggaaATAATATGTTTGGATGTAAATAAATTAGTTTCATTGTTTTAG
- the LOC106594577 gene encoding uncharacterized protein isoform X46, with protein MLSGCPSERCLVVPQNVVWLSLRTLSGCPSERCPSERCPSEHCPSERCQVVPQNVVWLSLRTLSGCPSERCLVVPQNVVPQNVVPQNVVPQNIVPQNVVRLSLRTLSGCPSERCLVVPQNVVWLSLRTLSLRTLSGCPSERCPSERCQDVPQNVVRMSLRTLSLRTLSGCPSEHCQVVPQNIVRLSLRTLSLRTLSGCPSERCQGVPQNVVPQNVVPQNVVRMSLRTLSGCPSERCPSERCQVVPQNIVPQNIVRLSLRTMSLRTMSLRTLSRCPSEHCQVVPQNVGGVEGGGHFVTERSHPLHLQLEKSGADRRATCLPSVFVTTPSLSEGIKDFTSGSKCKYYVCCFFLKKEIICLDVNKLVSLF; from the exons ATGTTGTCAGGTTGTCCCTCAGAACGTTGTCTG GTTGTCCCTCAGAACGTTGTCTGGTTGTCCCTCAGAACGTTGTCTGGTTGTCCCTCAGAACGTTGTCCCTCAGAACGTTGTCCCTCAGAACATTGTCCCTCAGAACGTTGTCAGGTTGTCCCTCAGAACGTTGTCTGGTTGTCCCTCAGAACGTTGTCTGGTTGTCCCTCAGAACGTTGTCTGGTTGTCCCTCAGAACGTTGTCCCTCAGAACGTTGTCCCTCAGAACGTTGTCCCTCAGAACATTGTCCCTCAGAACGTTGTCAGGTTGTCCCTCAGAACGTTGTCTGGTTGTCCCTCAGAACGTTGTCTGGTTGTCCCTCAGAACGTTGTCTGGTTGTCCCTCAGAAC GTTGTCCCTCAGAACGTTGTCAGGTTGTCCCTCAGAACGTTGTCCCTCAGAACGTTGTCAG GATGTCCCTCAGAACGTTGTCAGGATGTCCCTCAGAACGTTGTCCCTCAGAACGTTGTCAGGTTGTCCCTCAGAACATTGTCAGGTTGTCCCTCAGAACATTGTCAGGTTGTCCCTCAGAACATTGTCCCTCAGAACGTTGTCTGGTTGTCCCTCAGAACGTTGTCAGGGTGTCCCTCAGAACGTTGTCCCTCAGAACGTTGTCCCTCAGAACGTTGTCAGGATGTCCCTCAGAACGTTGTCAGGATGTCCCTCAGAACGTTGTCCCTCAGAACGTTGTCAGGTTGTCCCTCAGAACATTGTCCCTCAGAACATTGTCAGGTTGTCCCTCAGAACGATGTCCCTCAGAACGATGTCCCTCAGAACGTTGTCCCGTTGTCCCTCAGAACATTGTCAGGTTGTCCCTCAGAATGTGGGGGGGGTGGAGGGCGGCGGCCATTTTGTGACTGAGCGAAGTCATCCACTGCACCTTCAACTGGAGAAATCTGGAGCGGACAGACGAGCGACGTGTTTACCCTCGGTGTTCGTTACAACACCGTCACTTTCAGAAGGAATTAAGGACTTTACAAGTGGATCGAAATGTAAATATtacgtttgttgtttttttttaaagaaggaaATAATATGTTTGGATGTAAATAAATTAGTTTCATTGTTTTAG
- the LOC106594577 gene encoding uncharacterized protein isoform X18, with amino-acid sequence MLSGCPSERCLVVPQNVVWLSLRTLSGCPSERCPSERCPSEHCPSERCQVVPQNVVWLSLRTLSGCPSERCLVVPQNVVPQNVVPQNVVPQNIVPQNVVRLSLRTLSGCPSERCLVVPQNVVWLSLRTLSGCPSERCQVVPQNVVRLSLRTLSLRTLSGCPSEHCQVVPQNIVRLSLRTLSGCPSERCPSERCLVVPQNVVRVSLRTLSLRTLSLRTLSGCPSERCQDVPQNVVPQNVVPQNIVRLSLRTLSLRTLSGCPSERCQGVPQNVVPQNVVPQNVVRMSLRTLSGCPSERCPSERCQVVPQNIVPQNIVRLSLRTMSLRTMSLRTLSRCPSEHCQVVPQNVGGVEGGGHFVTERSHPLHLQLEKSGADRRATCLPSVFVTTPSLSEGIKDFTSGSKCKYYVCCFFLKKEIICLDVNKLVSLF; translated from the exons ATGTTGTCAGGTTGTCCCTCAGAACGTTGTCTG GTTGTCCCTCAGAACGTTGTCTGGTTGTCCCTCAGAACGTTGTCTGGTTGTCCCTCAGAACGTTGTCCCTCAGAACGTTGTCCCTCAGAACATTGTCCCTCAGAACGTTGTCAGGTTGTCCCTCAGAACGTTGTCTGGTTGTCCCTCAGAACGTTGTCTGGTTGTCCCTCAGAACGTTGTCTGGTTGTCCCTCAGAACGTTGTCCCTCAGAACGTTGTCCCTCAGAACGTTGTCCCTCAGAACATTGTCCCTCAGAACGTTGTCAGGTTGTCCCTCAGAACGTTGTCTGGTTGTCCCTCAGAACGTTGTCTGGTTGTCCCTCAGAACGTTGTCTGGTTGTCCCTCAGAACGTTGTCAGGATGTCCCTCAGAACGTTGTCAGGTTGTCCCTCAGAACGTTGTCAGGTTGTCCCTCAGAACGTTGTCCCTCAGAACGTTGTCAG GTTGTCCCTCAGAACATTGTCAGGTTGTCCCTCAGAACATTGTCAGGTTGTCCCTCAGAACATTGTCAGGTTGTCCCTCAGAACGTTGTCCCTCAGAACGTTGTCTGGTTGTCCCTCAGAACGTTGTCAGGGTGTCCCTCAGAACGTTGTCCCTCAGAACGTTGTCCCTCAGAACGTTGTCAGGATGTCCCTCAGAACGTTGTCAGGATGTCCCTCAGAACGTTGTCCCTCAGAAC GTTGTCCCTCAGAACATTGTCAGGTTGTCCCTCAGAACATTGTCCCTCAGAACGTTGTCTGGTTGTCCCTCAGAACGTTGTCAGGGTGTCCCTCAGAACGTTGTCCCTCAGAACGTTGTCCCTCAGAACGTTGTCAGGATGTCCCTCAGAACGTTGTCAGGATGTCCCTCAGAACGTTGTCCCTCAGAACGTTGTCAGGTTGTCCCTCAGAACATTGTCCCTCAGAACATTGTCAGGTTGTCCCTCAGAACGATGTCCCTCAGAACGATGTCCCTCAGAACGTTGTCCCGTTGTCCCTCAGAACATTGTCAGGTTGTCCCTCAGAATGTGGGGGGGGTGGAGGGCGGCGGCCATTTTGTGACTGAGCGAAGTCATCCACTGCACCTTCAACTGGAGAAATCTGGAGCGGACAGACGAGCGACGTGTTTACCCTCGGTGTTCGTTACAACACCGTCACTTTCAGAAGGAATTAAGGACTTTACAAGTGGATCGAAATGTAAATATtacgtttgttgtttttttttaaagaaggaaATAATATGTTTGGATGTAAATAAATTAGTTTCATTGTTTTAG
- the LOC106594577 gene encoding uncharacterized protein isoform X11 translates to MLSGCPSERCLVVPQNVVWLSLRTLSGCPSERCPSERCPSEHCPSERCQVVPQNVVWLSLRTLSGCPSERCLVVPQNVVPQNVVPQNVVPQNIVPQNVVRLSLRTLSGCPSERCLVVPQNVVWLSLRTLSGCPSERCQVVPQNVVRLSLRTLSLRTLSGCPSERCPSERCPSERCPSERCPSERCPSEHCQVVPQNIVRLSLRTLSLRTLSGCPSERCQGVPQNVVPQNVVPQNVVRMSLRTLSGCPSERCPSERCPSEHCQVVPQNIVPQNVVWLSLRTLSGCPSERCPSERCPSERCQDVPQNVVRMSLRTLSLRTLSLRTMSLRTMSLRTLSRCPSEHCQVVPQNVGGVEGGGHFVTERSHPLHLQLEKSGADRRATCLPSVFVTTPSLSEGIKDFTSGSKCKYYVCCFFLKKEIICLDVNKLVSLF, encoded by the exons ATGTTGTCAGGTTGTCCCTCAGAACGTTGTCTG GTTGTCCCTCAGAACGTTGTCTGGTTGTCCCTCAGAACGTTGTCTGGTTGTCCCTCAGAACGTTGTCCCTCAGAACGTTGTCCCTCAGAACATTGTCCCTCAGAACGTTGTCAGGTTGTCCCTCAGAACGTTGTCTGGTTGTCCCTCAGAACGTTGTCTGGTTGTCCCTCAGAACGTTGTCTGGTTGTCCCTCAGAACGTTGTCCCTCAGAACGTTGTCCCTCAGAACGTTGTCCCTCAGAACATTGTCCCTCAGAACGTTGTCAGGTTGTCCCTCAGAACGTTGTCTGGTTGTCCCTCAGAACGTTGTCTGGTTGTCCCTCAGAACGTTGTCTGGTTGTCCCTCAGAACGTTGTCAGGATGTCCCTCAGAACGTTGTCAGGTTGTCCCTCAGAACGTTGTCAGGTTGTCCCTCAGAACGTTGTCCCTCAGAACGTTGTCAGGTTGTCCCTCAGAACGTTGTCCCTCAGAACGTTGTCCCTCAGAACGTTGTCCCTCAGAACGTTGTCCCTCAGAAC GTTGTCCCTCAGAACATTGTCAGGTTGTCCCTCAGAACATTGTCAGGTTGTCCCTCAGAACGTTGTCCCTCAGAACGTTGTCTGGTTGTCCCTCAGAACGTTGTCAGGGTGTCCCTCAGAACGTTGTCCCTCAGAACGTTGTCCCTCAGAACGTTGTCAGGATGTCCCTCAGAACGTTGTCAGGATGTCCCTCAGAACGTTGTCCCTCAGAAC GTTGTCCCTCAGAACATTGTCAGGTTGTCCCTCAGAACATTGTCCCTCAGAACGTTGTCTGGTTGTCCCTCAGAACGTTGTCAGGGTGTCCCTCAGAACGTTGTCCCTCAGAACGTTGTCCCTCAGAACGTTGTCAGGATGTCCCTCAGAACGTTGTCAGGATGTCCCTCAGAACGTTGTCCCTCAGAAC GTTGTCCCTCAGAACGATGTCCCTCAGAACGATGTCCCTCAGAACGTTGTCCCGTTGTCCCTCAGAACATTGTCAGGTTGTCCCTCAGAATGTGGGGGGGGTGGAGGGCGGCGGCCATTTTGTGACTGAGCGAAGTCATCCACTGCACCTTCAACTGGAGAAATCTGGAGCGGACAGACGAGCGACGTGTTTACCCTCGGTGTTCGTTACAACACCGTCACTTTCAGAAGGAATTAAGGACTTTACAAGTGGATCGAAATGTAAATATtacgtttgttgtttttttttaaagaaggaaATAATATGTTTGGATGTAAATAAATTAGTTTCATTGTTTTAG
- the LOC106594577 gene encoding uncharacterized protein isoform X19, which translates to MLSGCPSERCLVVPQNVVWLSLRTLSGCPSERCPSERCPSEHCPSERCQVVPQNVVWLSLRTLSGCPSERCLVVPQNVVPQNVVPQNVVPQNIVPQNVVRLSLRTLSGCPSERCLVVPQNVVWLSLRTLSGCPSERCQVVPQNVVRLSLRTLSLRTLSGCPSERCPSERCPSERCPSERCPSERCPSEHCQVVPQNIVRLSLRTLSLRTLSGCPSERCQGVPQNVVPQNVVPQNVVRMSLRTLSGCPSERCPSERCQVVPQNIVPQNVVWLSLRTLSGCPSERCPSERCPSERCQDVPQNVVRMSLRTLSLRTLSLRTMSLRTMSLRTLSRCPSEHCQVVPQNVGGVEGGGHFVTERSHPLHLQLEKSGADRRATCLPSVFVTTPSLSEGIKDFTSGSKCKYYVCCFFLKKEIICLDVNKLVSLF; encoded by the exons ATGTTGTCAGGTTGTCCCTCAGAACGTTGTCTG GTTGTCCCTCAGAACGTTGTCTGGTTGTCCCTCAGAACGTTGTCTGGTTGTCCCTCAGAACGTTGTCCCTCAGAACGTTGTCCCTCAGAACATTGTCCCTCAGAACGTTGTCAGGTTGTCCCTCAGAACGTTGTCTGGTTGTCCCTCAGAACGTTGTCTGGTTGTCCCTCAGAACGTTGTCTGGTTGTCCCTCAGAACGTTGTCCCTCAGAACGTTGTCCCTCAGAACGTTGTCCCTCAGAACATTGTCCCTCAGAACGTTGTCAGGTTGTCCCTCAGAACGTTGTCTGGTTGTCCCTCAGAACGTTGTCTGGTTGTCCCTCAGAACGTTGTCTGGTTGTCCCTCAGAACGTTGTCAGGATGTCCCTCAGAACGTTGTCAGGTTGTCCCTCAGAACGTTGTCAGGTTGTCCCTCAGAACGTTGTCCCTCAGAACGTTGTCAGGTTGTCCCTCAGAACGTTGTCCCTCAGAACGTTGTCCCTCAGAACGTTGTCCCTCAGAACGTTGTCCCTCAGAAC GTTGTCCCTCAGAACATTGTCAGGTTGTCCCTCAGAACATTGTCAGGTTGTCCCTCAGAACGTTGTCCCTCAGAACGTTGTCTGGTTGTCCCTCAGAACGTTGTCAGGGTGTCCCTCAGAACGTTGTCCCTCAGAACGTTGTCCCTCAGAACGTTGTCAGGATGTCCCTCAGAACGTTGTCAGGATGTCCCTCAGAACGTTGTCCCTCAGAACGTTGTCAG GTTGTCCCTCAGAACATTGTCCCTCAGAACGTTGTCTGGTTGTCCCTCAGAACGTTGTCAGGGTGTCCCTCAGAACGTTGTCCCTCAGAACGTTGTCCCTCAGAACGTTGTCAGGATGTCCCTCAGAACGTTGTCAGGATGTCCCTCAGAACGTTGTCCCTCAGAAC GTTGTCCCTCAGAACGATGTCCCTCAGAACGATGTCCCTCAGAACGTTGTCCCGTTGTCCCTCAGAACATTGTCAGGTTGTCCCTCAGAATGTGGGGGGGGTGGAGGGCGGCGGCCATTTTGTGACTGAGCGAAGTCATCCACTGCACCTTCAACTGGAGAAATCTGGAGCGGACAGACGAGCGACGTGTTTACCCTCGGTGTTCGTTACAACACCGTCACTTTCAGAAGGAATTAAGGACTTTACAAGTGGATCGAAATGTAAATATtacgtttgttgtttttttttaaagaaggaaATAATATGTTTGGATGTAAATAAATTAGTTTCATTGTTTTAG
- the LOC106594577 gene encoding uncharacterized protein isoform X22 has product MLSGCPSERCLVVPQNVVWLSLRTLSGCPSERCPSERCPSEHCPSERCQVVPQNVVWLSLRTLSGCPSERCLVVPQNVVPQNVVPQNVVPQNIVPQNVVRLSLRTLSGCPSERCLVVPQNVVWLSLRTLSGCPSERCQVVPQNVVRLSLRTLSLRTLSGCPSERCPSERCPSERCPSERCPSERCPSEHCQVVPQNIVRLSLRTLSLRTLSGCPSERCQGVPQNVVPQNVVPQNVVRMSLRTLSGCPSERCPSERCQVVPQNVVWLSLRTLSGCPSERCPSERCPSERCQDVPQNVVRMSLRTLSLRTLSLRTMSLRTMSLRTLSRCPSEHCQVVPQNVGGVEGGGHFVTERSHPLHLQLEKSGADRRATCLPSVFVTTPSLSEGIKDFTSGSKCKYYVCCFFLKKEIICLDVNKLVSLF; this is encoded by the exons ATGTTGTCAGGTTGTCCCTCAGAACGTTGTCTG GTTGTCCCTCAGAACGTTGTCTGGTTGTCCCTCAGAACGTTGTCTGGTTGTCCCTCAGAACGTTGTCCCTCAGAACGTTGTCCCTCAGAACATTGTCCCTCAGAACGTTGTCAGGTTGTCCCTCAGAACGTTGTCTGGTTGTCCCTCAGAACGTTGTCTGGTTGTCCCTCAGAACGTTGTCTGGTTGTCCCTCAGAACGTTGTCCCTCAGAACGTTGTCCCTCAGAACGTTGTCCCTCAGAACATTGTCCCTCAGAACGTTGTCAGGTTGTCCCTCAGAACGTTGTCTGGTTGTCCCTCAGAACGTTGTCTGGTTGTCCCTCAGAACGTTGTCTGGTTGTCCCTCAGAACGTTGTCAGGATGTCCCTCAGAACGTTGTCAGGTTGTCCCTCAGAACGTTGTCAGGTTGTCCCTCAGAACGTTGTCCCTCAGAACGTTGTCAGGTTGTCCCTCAGAACGTTGTCCCTCAGAACGTTGTCCCTCAGAACGTTGTCCCTCAGAACGTTGTCCCTCAGAAC GTTGTCCCTCAGAACATTGTCAGGTTGTCCCTCAGAACATTGTCAGGTTGTCCCTCAGAACGTTGTCCCTCAGAACGTTGTCTGGTTGTCCCTCAGAACGTTGTCAGGGTGTCCCTCAGAACGTTGTCCCTCAGAACGTTGTCCCTCAGAACGTTGTCAGGATGTCCCTCAGAACGTTGTCAGGATGTCCCTCAGAACGTTGTCCCTCAGAACGTTGTCAGGTTGTCCCTCAGAAC GTTGTCTGGTTGTCCCTCAGAACGTTGTCAGGGTGTCCCTCAGAACGTTGTCCCTCAGAACGTTGTCCCTCAGAACGTTGTCAGGATGTCCCTCAGAACGTTGTCAGGATGTCCCTCAGAACGTTGTCCCTCAGAAC GTTGTCCCTCAGAACGATGTCCCTCAGAACGATGTCCCTCAGAACGTTGTCCCGTTGTCCCTCAGAACATTGTCAGGTTGTCCCTCAGAATGTGGGGGGGGTGGAGGGCGGCGGCCATTTTGTGACTGAGCGAAGTCATCCACTGCACCTTCAACTGGAGAAATCTGGAGCGGACAGACGAGCGACGTGTTTACCCTCGGTGTTCGTTACAACACCGTCACTTTCAGAAGGAATTAAGGACTTTACAAGTGGATCGAAATGTAAATATtacgtttgttgtttttttttaaagaaggaaATAATATGTTTGGATGTAAATAAATTAGTTTCATTGTTTTAG
- the LOC106594577 gene encoding uncharacterized protein isoform X24: MLSGCPSERCLVVPQNVVWLSLRTLSGCPSERCPSERCPSEHCPSERCQVVPQNVVWLSLRTLSGCPSERCLVVPQNVVPQNVVPQNVVPQNIVPQNVVRLSLRTLSGCPSERCLVVPQNVVWLSLRTLSGCPSERCQVVPQNVVRLSLRTLSLRTLSGCPSERCPSERCPSERCPSERCPSERCPSEHCQVVPQNIVRLSLRTLSLRTMSLRTLSLRTLSGCPSEHCQVVPQNIVRLSLRTLSLRTLSGCPSERCQGVPQNVVPQNVVPQNVVRMSLRTLSGCPSERCPSERCQVVPQNIVPQNIVRLSLRTMSLRTMSLRTLSRCPSEHCQVVPQNVGGVEGGGHFVTERSHPLHLQLEKSGADRRATCLPSVFVTTPSLSEGIKDFTSGSKCKYYVCCFFLKKEIICLDVNKLVSLF; encoded by the exons ATGTTGTCAGGTTGTCCCTCAGAACGTTGTCTG GTTGTCCCTCAGAACGTTGTCTGGTTGTCCCTCAGAACGTTGTCTGGTTGTCCCTCAGAACGTTGTCCCTCAGAACGTTGTCCCTCAGAACATTGTCCCTCAGAACGTTGTCAGGTTGTCCCTCAGAACGTTGTCTGGTTGTCCCTCAGAACGTTGTCTGGTTGTCCCTCAGAACGTTGTCTGGTTGTCCCTCAGAACGTTGTCCCTCAGAACGTTGTCCCTCAGAACGTTGTCCCTCAGAACATTGTCCCTCAGAACGTTGTCAGGTTGTCCCTCAGAACGTTGTCTGGTTGTCCCTCAGAACGTTGTCTGGTTGTCCCTCAGAACGTTGTCTGGTTGTCCCTCAGAACGTTGTCAGGATGTCCCTCAGAACGTTGTCAGGTTGTCCCTCAGAACGTTGTCAGGTTGTCCCTCAGAACGTTGTCCCTCAGAACGTTGTCAGGTTGTCCCTCAGAACGTTGTCCCTCAGAACGTTGTCCCTCAGAACGTTGTCCCTCAGAACGTTGTCCCTCAGAAC GTTGTCCCTCAGAACATTGTCAGGTTGTCCCTCAGAACATTGTCAGGTTGTCCCTCAGAACGTTGTCCCTCAGAAC GATGTCCCTCAGAACGTTGTCCCTCAGAACGTTGTCAGGTTGTCCCTCAGAACATTGTCAGGTTGTCCCTCAGAACATTGTCAGGTTGTCCCTCAGAACATTGTCCCTCAGAACGTTGTCTGGTTGTCCCTCAGAACGTTGTCAGGGTGTCCCTCAGAACGTTGTCCCTCAGAACGTTGTCCCTCAGAACGTTGTCAGGATGTCCCTCAGAACGTTGTCAGGATGTCCCTCAGAACGTTGTCCCTCAGAACGTTGTCAGGTTGTCCCTCAGAACATTGTCCCTCAGAACATTGTCAGGTTGTCCCTCAGAACGATGTCCCTCAGAACGATGTCCCTCAGAACGTTGTCCCGTTGTCCCTCAGAACATTGTCAGGTTGTCCCTCAGAATGTGGGGGGGGTGGAGGGCGGCGGCCATTTTGTGACTGAGCGAAGTCATCCACTGCACCTTCAACTGGAGAAATCTGGAGCGGACAGACGAGCGACGTGTTTACCCTCGGTGTTCGTTACAACACCGTCACTTTCAGAAGGAATTAAGGACTTTACAAGTGGATCGAAATGTAAATATtacgtttgttgtttttttttaaagaaggaaATAATATGTTTGGATGTAAATAAATTAGTTTCATTGTTTTAG
- the LOC106594577 gene encoding uncharacterized protein isoform X36 codes for MLSGCPSERCLVVPQNVVWLSLRTLSGCPSERCPSERCPSEHCPSERCQVVPQNVVWLSLRTLSGCPSERCLVVPQNVVPQNVVPQNVVPQNIVPQNVVRLSLRTLSGCPSERCLVVPQNVVWLSLRTLSGCPSERCQVVPQNVVRLSLRTLSLRTLSGCPSERCPSERCPSERCPSERCPSERCQVVPQNIVRLSLRTLSGCPSEHCQVVPQNVVPQNVVWLSLRTLSGCPSERCPSERCPSERCPSERCPSERCPSERCPSERCPSERCQDVPQNVVRMSLRTLSLRTLSLRTMSLRTMSLRTLSRCPSEHCQVVPQNVGGVEGGGHFVTERSHPLHLQLEKSGADRRATCLPSVFVTTPSLSEGIKDFTSGSKCKYYVCCFFLKKEIICLDVNKLVSLF; via the exons ATGTTGTCAGGTTGTCCCTCAGAACGTTGTCTG GTTGTCCCTCAGAACGTTGTCTGGTTGTCCCTCAGAACGTTGTCTGGTTGTCCCTCAGAACGTTGTCCCTCAGAACGTTGTCCCTCAGAACATTGTCCCTCAGAACGTTGTCAGGTTGTCCCTCAGAACGTTGTCTGGTTGTCCCTCAGAACGTTGTCTGGTTGTCCCTCAGAACGTTGTCTGGTTGTCCCTCAGAACGTTGTCCCTCAGAACGTTGTCCCTCAGAACGTTGTCCCTCAGAACATTGTCCCTCAGAACGTTGTCAGGTTGTCCCTCAGAACGTTGTCTGGTTGTCCCTCAGAACGTTGTCTGGTTGTCCCTCAGAACGTTGTCTGGTTGTCCCTCAGAACGTTGTCAGGATGTCCCTCAGAACGTTGTCAGGTTGTCCCTCAGAACGTTGTCAGGTTGTCCCTCAGAACGTTGTCCCTCAGAACGTTGTCAGGTTGTCCCTCAGAACGTTGTCCCTCAGAACGTTGTCCCTCAGAACGTTGTCCCTCAGAACGTTGTCCCTCAGAACGTTGTCAGGTTGTCCCTCAGAACATTGTCAGGTTGTCCCTCAGAACATTGTCAGGTTGTCCCTCAGAACATTGTCAGGTTGTCCCTCAGAACGTTGTCCCTCAGAACGTTGTCTGGTTGTCCCTCAGAACGTTGTCAGGGTGTCCCTCAGAACGTTGTCCCTCAGAACGTTGTCCCTCAGAAC GATGTCCCTCAGAACGTTGTCCCTCAGAAC GGTGTCCCTCAGAACGTTGTCCCTCAGAACGTTGTCCCTCAGAACGTTGTCAGGATGTCCCTCAGAACGTTGTCAGGATGTCCCTCAGAACGTTGTCCCTCAGAAC GTTGTCCCTCAGAACGATGTCCCTCAGAACGATGTCCCTCAGAACGTTGTCCCGTTGTCCCTCAGAACATTGTCAGGTTGTCCCTCAGAATGTGGGGGGGGTGGAGGGCGGCGGCCATTTTGTGACTGAGCGAAGTCATCCACTGCACCTTCAACTGGAGAAATCTGGAGCGGACAGACGAGCGACGTGTTTACCCTCGGTGTTCGTTACAACACCGTCACTTTCAGAAGGAATTAAGGACTTTACAAGTGGATCGAAATGTAAATATtacgtttgttgtttttttttaaagaaggaaATAATATGTTTGGATGTAAATAAATTAGTTTCATTGTTTTAG